One Lagenorhynchus albirostris chromosome 7, mLagAlb1.1, whole genome shotgun sequence genomic window, TCTGGGCAGGACCGGGAGGGTAGCCGTGAAGCTCGGTCGGCAGCGTGTGAGGGCCGCGGGCTGGGGGAGGGCGACGGGGACCCGGCCTGACTCCTTCCCTTCCCGCAGCCGCCATGTtcaaccagcagcagcagcagcagctccagcAGCTCCAGCAGCAGCAGTTGCTGCAGCTCCAGCAGCTGCTCCAGCAGTCCCCACCGCAGGCCCCACTGCCCATGGCCGTCAGCAGGTAAGCTCCCCACTGGAGGGGTGGGCGGCTCTAGACCTGCCCCTCTGACCCATGCCTTGGAGACCTCCTCCCAGCCCTTTCTCTCAGGAGCATCCCTGTCTGAGCCCTGGAGGTCATCAATTCCCACCCTAAGGGGATGCTCTGTCTGCAGTAGAGGGGGGCAGAGAATGGAGGTGAGGGGtctcagggaagagggagggttTGACTCTCCCCAGAGCCCTCTGACACTGCTCTCAACACACAGGGGGCTCCCCCAGCAGCAGCCACAGCAGCAGCTCCTGAATCTCCAGGGCACCAACTCAGCCTCCCTCCTCAACGGCTCTGTGCTGCAGAGAGCTTTGCTTCTGCAGCAGTTGCAAGGTATGACTGCGGGCCCTGTCTCGCTCCATCTTAGCGGGAGATCCCCAGCAGCCCCACGGCACTGAATCTCATCAAATCCACACAGTAACCCTGAGAGGGAGCTGTGTCAGCGTcctggtttacagatgaggacactgaggctccaGGAGGTGGAAGTCCCTAAGTTGCTCAACTGAATGCAGGTCTATCTGATCACAGAGGTGTACCCTTGGCCATGGTGTTAGCTCTGTGGGTGCTACTCAGCACAGTTTGCTGACATTCAGATTAGATGATATGATGGATGGCAAGATCTATTTTGACCACCCTCCTTTCTTTGCATcctatttgacagatgaggatgctgaggATGTCAGAGAAGGGAAGTCATTTGCCCTGGGTCACATAGCATCAGCAGTGGCTGAGCTAGACAGAGGCCTGGGCCTCCTGACCCCCTGGGTCTCTGAGTGGGTGTCTCTAGCCCTCTGTGTTAAGCCTGTGTCCTTACCTGAGTTTCCCCATGTGGAGAGCAGTCTTTCATCTCTTCCTTACAAGAAACTGCTCCCGATACCTTAGCCCCTGCAGGAGTAATCCAGGGGTCCAGAGACGTGGGGCCAGCTCATCTTCAGACCCAGCCTCTCCCGCACGGTAGCTGTGGCTTGCTGGCTGGTTCCTCAGGGATGGGCACTGTGCTGAGGCCCTGACAAACCCAATTCCTTGACTCTGCTGACAACCCTAAGGGGAGATACACTcatgatcccattttacagatgaagaaactgaggcccaggtgtTGATTAGTGGTCTTACTACAGAGCTATGTTCTGAGACACCAGGCTATCCTGCCTCCCAGCAGGGTATGCAGTCAGGTCAGAAGATGTGATGGTCATCACTCTTCAGCCCTCCTGGGGCCACATGGGTGTGGATGGTCCTGAGAGCTGGCTTATAAATGATAGATGATGAGTAGagagataaaaccacacacaGGGACccacaatgtatatatattttttcactttttcttactcattttaaaagtcatactcttcaggcttccctggtggcgcagtggttgagagtccgcctgccgatgcaggggacacgggttcgtgccccggtctgggaagatcccacatgccgcggagcggctgggcccgtgagccatggccgctaagcctgcgagtccggagcctgtgctccgcaatgggagaggccacaacagtgagaggcccgtgtatcgcaaaaagaaacaacaacaacaaaaaaaaacagaaacaaaataaaaaccaaaacaaaacaaaaaaacaacaacaaaaaaaacagaaacaaaataaaaaaaataaaaaaacaaaacaaacaaaaaaaacaaaacaaaaaaaacaaaataaaaaacaaaaataaaaaaaaaaacagaaacactcttCTCTTCAAAGAAgagtgaaagaaatattttaaaaagagtataaGAAAACCCAAATTGTCATATGCAGATTCACTCCTAAAGAAAAACCACCCTTTAAAGTGTTGGTGTATTTCCTCCCCTTTTTTTCTAGGCACAAACCTGGGGACTTGTATATGATTGTGGTTATTGATATAAGTGAAAGGCtgtatcttgtttctttttcactgAATATAGCGGCATGATCATTTACCAAATGATTTGAAAGTCTCTGTAAAGATTGTTTTTGAACAGCTGTTTAATATTCTGCTGGAGGTGTGTGCCCTTGTGTCCCTAAACTTTCtcagctgttttcttcttttcttttctttcttttttttttttttgctttaaataatgGAATGAATATCATGTTTCAGAATTTTCTCTTAGAATGGATTCCCAAAAGTAGAATGACTGGGTCAGGGGGGATGGGTATCTTATGGCTCTTGATAagtattgccaaattgctttcccaAAGGACTGGACCAGTTTGCAATGCCACCAGCCACATATGACAGTGCCGGTCTCACCATGCCCACGGCAACATTGGGTATTATactcttgatatatatatatatgtatatatacatctaaTCTACTAATTTGCTTGGCAAAAGCTATATCATTAATGTTTTAGTTTACATTTCTTGGAGTGCTAGTGCggttgaatattttatatttgtctgtTAAACATTTGTAATTCCTTTTGTGACTTGTCCATGtgctttgtctatttttcttttagattgtgCCACCttttatcttactgtttttaagAGCTCGTTAGCATTCTCTCTGcacgtatgtgtatatgtatttgttttaagTTAATGTTAATTAAACCCTTAGTAAATACCAGGCACACTTGtatatctcattgaatcctcatagAACATTGTGAGTCAAGCACtcttactatccccattttacagatgagggaactgaggctaaGAAGGGGAAactgatttgctcaaggtcacaggtcTTGTATTGTGGAGTCTGCATTTGAACCAGTTCTCCCAGCACATCTGACCCATGCACGCCCTTAACCCCTGTGCCTCCCATCCCAGCACTGGGTCAGGGATTTAAACTGTCCTTTATTGGGTCACACAATTCCCAGTGCTGGATCTCTGAGTCAGATGAGGTACCTGCCCTTAAGGAGTTCGCAGGGTGGTTAGGTGGTGGGCAATGGGAAGCAGACAAGGAAATTGTGCAGGTGGTCCTAGAACAGGGAAGCTGGGGCCTCTGGGGATACAGAGAGGGTCTGGGAAGGCCACCCAAAGGAGATCACCTAAAGAGAGGAATGAAGGATGATTGGGATGTAGAACAGTCCAGACAGAAGAAACAGCAtttgcaaaggcccagaggcaggcaGAGACCAGGCTTGTTTGAGGGATGCATGGGAGCATGTAGCTGGAATACAGTGGGCACGTGTGTGGGGAGAATTGCGAGAaaggaggtcagggaggagcGCAGGACTGGACCTTGCACGGTGAAGAATGGGCTTCGTTCCTGAGTATCAGGGAGCTATGGAAGGGCttaggcagggggaggggccaaGTCAGAATGTGGTTTTTGAAAGATCACTGTTTGCTGCTATCCAGTGCAAAATCTGTGGCTGAAATTCATACAGGGGATGAAGTGGCTTTGGAGGAAAGGGGGTGGTAGGAGTGGAGATTTGAAGAGGGGCCAGGCTAGACTGAGGAGAGGAGTAGGAGTCAGTGTTAATAGAATCTGGTGTCGGCTTGGATGGGGGAGGGTGAAGAGAGGGAGGAGTCAGGAAGATGCCCTGAATCCTCTCAGGTAGCCAGCTGTGGACAGCAGTGCCACTCCCAGAGACCCTGGACAAGCCACTCCTTCGCTTTGTGTCTCTATTTTGTCATCAGTAGAGAGGATAATGCTTACTCTGATGGTGGCTGGGCAGGGTGAGTGAAGCCATGCATAGAAAGTGCTTAGCAAGTGGCTGCTTCCCAGGAAACTTGATGAAGGGTAGCTTCTATTGGTAGGAGAGTGTCGTCTTATTCCAGGGACCAGTCATCTTGCTGGTTCTCCCTTTGGGTCCTGTGCTGAATCTTTCACATACCTTAAGGTGTACACTAAAGCATGCCTGAGGGTGAGCGGAGTTGCTGGGGGTGCTTAAGCCACTGACCAGGGAGGCATTTGGGGTGGGAAAAggcccccttctctccccagctGGAGCAGAAAACGCTAGCCCTAAAACCCCCTCTCCACCAGTGGTCCAGGTGGGACTGCGTCTTCAGCTCTCATCTCTCCCCTCTGGCTGCCCTTGGGTGGGGAGGGTCCCCTTGGAAGTTAACTGTGATGATGCTTTGGGGGACTGACCCCTGACCCTAGCCTCTACCACCCAACCACAGTTGTAAtcccttttctcccctcttttcACACACAGGTAACCTCCGTGGCTACAACCTGGCAACCCCAAACCTGACAGCTCCCAGCCTCACACCCCCGCAGCTGGCCACCCCAAATCTACAGCAGTTCTTTCCCCAGGCCACTCGGCAGTCCCTGCTGGGCCCTCCTCCTGTTGGGGTCCCCATAAACCCCTCGCAGCTCAACCTTTCAGGGCGGAACACCCAGAAACAGGCCCGGTTCTCCTCTACAACCCCCAGTCGCAAGGTGAGTGGTATCTGGACTGGAGCAGGCGAGGATGGGAATGGGAGAGGGTGTATCTGGGGAtcagcccagctctgccctctctGGCTCACATTGGCCTTTGGGCAGGTCATACCCCTCTTTgtacatcagtttcctcatctgtgaaatggggaagggggcaggagtTAGACTCGcttagtgtttcccaaactttaaaTATTCCTGAACCCCGATGTAATTTTTGCTATATCCAAACACCACCAGTACTATTATTTATTCCctttttaattactatttatattatttactaatatctctctctctttgaaaAAACTGATATGtgactgacatataacattgtattcatTTTAGGTGTATTCTAccaattttctttaaatcagcTCTGTCCAGTGGAAATAGTGTGAGCCatacatgtaatttaaaaatttctagtaaTCACagtaacaaagtaaaaagaaacaggtgaaattaattttactagcatattttattcaacttaatatatttaaaaaatgatttcaacctgtaatcaatataaaaaatgaacaCGGCATTTTACATtccggttttttttgttttttgtagtaaGTCTTTAAATTCCGGTGTATATTTTATGCTTACGTCTCAATTCGGCTTCCAACATTTCCAGGGCTCGAAAGCCAGGTACATGTGACTAGTAGCTACGGTCTGGGATAGCACAGCTTTAAATGAAGTAGCTGCTTCTCTGCTACATTTAgttaaaaaggaaacattataTCACTgtctgaaagttaaaaaaaaaaaaagctaaattaaTTGCCATAcatagaagtaaaagaaaagtgACTGGGGGTAAAGCAATGTTCTAAAATCCTCAACTCTACCCCGTTGCCAGCCGAAGGTTCTCAGCCTCTACAGGCCTTTCCCTGACAAAAGCAGGAAGCCTCAGAGAGATTTTCAAAGGGAATAATATCCTCCCTGAGCCTGTCCTGTCCCTGAACGTCCTGGCAGCTcctcacacacaccacactccTGAGAGCACCTGGCGGTGGAGGGCTGGAACACCCTCCTTTTCTGGCTGCTCTGGCGCCAGCCCACATCGGGAGGGGAGGCATTTCCCTCCAGAGGGGGGTCCAGGCGGCCTCTGACTTTACAGTCGGGCTTGTCCTAACACAGTCTGGCCTAGTGTTTACCTCCTTGGCCCCATTTTGCATATGGGAAAACCGAGGCAGTGGGGTGGAGGTTGCCCTGGACTGCACAGCTGTCACGACAGACCCAGAGTCCAGCCCTCCTGACTCACAGGCCAGTGCCCATGTCGTGCAGGGTGAGAGCTGGGTAGTTTCTGAAGTGTGTGGAGTCCTGATGTGGTGCATGTTTGCACTCAGCCCTGGTTCCTCGGGCTTAGTAGGAGGGAGGGAAGCTGCATGTGGATTCCTGAGGCTTCCTGGGGTGCCCTGGAACCATGTGGAGCTGTGTGTTCATTTCACAGATGTCTGTTAAGTCCTGCGGAGGACTCACTGGTGCAGAGATGGCATCTGGAGATGCTCTCCTGGAGAtcttgggctggggagggggtggtggtagtggtgagaCCTTAATGCAAATAATGCTCCAGCCAATGAATTATGACTATGAAAAATGCCACAGAAAGGAAGCCTGGGGCCCCTGGGGGCCTGTACTATGGGTTAGGAAGGCTTCCTGCAAGAAGTGCCTTTGAGGCTCTGGGAGAAGGCCTGGGgctttggggaaacagagagaaggccagtgtggacatagggagggggagggggagcgtgGGGAGAGCTGAGGCTGCAGGGCTGGGCATGGGGTACAGGCCAGATTGTGCAggggggtggggcgggtgggTAGTTTCAGGCTTGGGGTAAGGAAGGAGTCATCCAGGGCTACGGGAAATCACGGGAGGGTCGCAGCCTGACAGAGATGAGAGACATGATCAGGTTTGAGAAGGGTccctcaggaattccctggtggtccagtggttaggactctgcgctttcactgccgtggcctgggttccatccctggtccgggaactaagatcccgcaagccaagcAGCATgaccaacagaaaaagaaaagagagaaggatcCTTCTGGCTGCTTTGTGGAGAACAGGGTGGGGAATCAGGAGGCAGCACCGTGGACCACGTGAAGGCATTGCATCCCCCAAACCTGCATTTACTTAACCGTCAGGCAGCTAGATGGAACCCCCTGGACAGAATTCCTGGGGTGTTTAGGATCTTCTCTGGGGCCAGGCCCCGTCATCCTCTGGGGGACGTGTTTCAGCCGCTCTTGGGCAAGGGAGTATTTACTGGGGTGGGTGGCAGGTATCATAAATGGTTTCTGAAAGGAAGCAGGATTCTTCTTCTCAGACGATGCCTGTGGAGGACAAGTCAGACCCCCCAGAGGGGTCTGAGGAAGCCGCAGAGCCCCGAACAGACACACctgaaggtgagggagggaggttgCTGGCCCTTCAGAGGGGACGCGGGTTAGGGCAGTGGGGTGCAGGGGTGGTCATGGAGGCAGGGATCTtgcagggtgggggggggtgagCCCAGGCCCCATCTCCTGGAGCTCGTACGTGCTATATCCAGCACGGCAGTCATTCACCTGCCCTCCATTCCAGACCAAGAATCTCCCCACTGCCTAGATTGCATCACTAAGGAGAAACGCACTGCAGCACCTGAGCCTGAGTCTTGTGTGGCGTCTGAGCCACCAGCTAAAAGGTCAAAGAGGTAACTGATGCTGAAAACCTGCCTGGGGCTCAGGTACCCTGTACCCTGATTCCTGCAAAGGCAGAGGGTAGGGGGTTGGTGGGGTGAGATCCTTCAAGGAAAGGGCCTTGGTTTCTGGCTTGGAGGAATGTCAAACCTAATTCTTCACCTTACCTGGGAAGGCCCTCAGCCAGATGGACTCTGGCATCTTCACTGTGACTGAATCACCTGGAGGCAGGTGAGGTGGCCAGCTTGGAGGGGTGAAGACGTGAGCCTGGAACCTCAGAGAGTGGGCAGAGGGTAGGCAGGCTTACAGGACCTCGGATACATATTAGCAAGCTGTGGGAGGTGGGAGCAAGTGATCCAATTTATTTAGGTGCAACTGGGACCCAGAGAGCCGAGGGGGCTCGTCCAAATCCCTAGCTTTGTACGTGGCATAGCTAGGACTGGAGCCTAGGTCATGGCCTTTCTTGGGAGCCCCTGGGGCCAATTGAATTTGATCTTCTTTTGATCCTTCCTAGCTCAGAGGAGCCCACAGAGAAGGGGACCCCAGGGCAGCTGCAGGCAAAGGTCCAGCCACAGGCCCGGTTGATGGCACCAAAGCAGACACAGACAACCGAGCTGCTGCCTGAGCCACTGGAAGCTCGAGTGCTGCCACGATTTCAGCCACGAGTTCTGCAGATCCAAGCCCAGGTGCAGCCACAGACTCAGCCAGAGACTCAGCCACAGCTGCTACCGTTGAAGGCCCAGGTGCAGCCAAAGCTGCAGAAGCAGGCACAGACACAGACCTCTCCAGAGCACTTAGTACCGCAACAGGAGCATCTGCAGCTGCAGAAGGAGGCAGAGCCACAGAAACAGGTGCAGCCACAGGCACATTCACAGTCCCCGAGGCAGGTGCAGCCACTGCTGCAGAAGCAGGCACAGACGCAGACGTATCCACAGGTCCAGACGGAAGCGCAGCCGAGGGTCCAGCCGCTGGAGCTGCCACTGGAGCAACGTCCGGTGCAGTTGCCAGTGCAGCCACTGGAGCCAAACCAGAGACAGCCTCAGACGCAGCCACAGGTGTCGGTGCCGGCACTGGAGAAAGCCCCAGTTCCGGTTCACTCTGCAGTGCTGGAGACGCCGCCCGATACAGTGGAAGCTGGAGCAGGTAAGTGAGCAGTGGCTCCCAGCCGGCCTGGTGATGGGACAGCTCTGCCTGAACCCTTCAGTCCTACCTGGCACAGTCCAACCCTGACTGGGTGCCGCCTGGGACTGAGGGTTGGGCCTGGATCTAGGGTTCGGGGCCGTCTGCACTGGAGGCGTCAAGGTCCTGGATGTGGGCAGAGAAGGTGGCTCTTGGGCCTGGGTCCCTCAGGGCCCAGGTGGGAGATGGACCCTGGGGAAGCAGAGCACATCTGTCATTTCAGGCCTGGAGGAGGCCTCGCCGGAGCCAGTGGGCACCCAGGTTGGCCTGGAGGAGAGCCAGGAAGAGTTGACCAGTGGCCTGGATGTGGGAGAATGTgaagaaagagcaagagagaTGCTGGGGGTGGGTAGAGATGCTGATGAGGACCACATGGTGCACCCCTCAGCGCCCCCTCGGGTTTCCCGTCCTGTGAAATGTGACAGCAGCCCTCCACCTGGGTTCGTGGGCAGACCAGACTGGGTTTGACAGTGGTTCAGTGACAGTGGTTCAGCCTTCACATGCCTTTGCTCCGATGACCTGGAGGTACTTTTAGTGATAAGGGTCCCTCCCAGCCGGCTCACCCCGAAACTAGAGCCCCCAGAGCCCCCCACAGGTAACGTTGCTCCAGCGGAGGGAGCGCGCAGCTGGAAGCctgtgcctggggctggggcccagccctgcctcctggccaaaCCCCCTCCCTTCTTCATGTATCTCCATCTGTcatgtggggggtggggtgggtagacTTTTAGAGTGAGgcggacctgggtttgaatcctaactGTGGTGCTTCCTGGCTGAGCGAGCTTGGGCAATCACCTGACcactcggagcctcagtttccccacttgtaAAGTGGGCTGTCAGGACGGCTCCTAGATGTTTAGCATGGGGCTGGCCCACTGTAAGCGCCCAGCTGGTGGTAGCTCTGCTCCTGCTTCCGGTGTAGGTGTGGGGTGCTGGGGGCTCCCTGAAGGTCACCATCCTGCAGAGCAGCGACAGCCGGGCCTTTAGCACCGTACCCCTCACACCTGGGCCCTGGTCCGGCGACTCTACCTCTGCCACCCCTGCGGCGGCCAGCGTGCCCTCTAAGCAGGCCCTTCAGTTCTTCTGCTACATCTGCAAGGCCGGCTGCAGCAGCCAGCAGGTACCGCCCCCAGCGGGTGGGTGGGGAGGTCACGTGGGCGGGCGGAGGGTTTGGGGTCAGTATGTGATGCCTAGCCTGCCCTTCCCACGGCTGCCTCTGTGGCCACATGGGCCCTcaagccccacccccagcagctgtACATTTGCTCACAAAACATTTCCTGACCAGCCAAGGGGGCAGGATTTTAGAGTTGGGTGGACCTGGTTCAAATCAGCCCTGACTGGCCATGTGGGTTTCGGAAGGTGAATTCCACCCTTTGTGCCTCGGTTTCCGCATGTGTCAGAGGAGGAAACATTTAGAACCCgcctctagaaaaaaaaaatagaacccaCCTCACTGGCAAGTTCTGGGGATTCAGCGACTTGACACTGAAGTCATAAGCCCCAGGCCCGGCCCAGAGCGAGTCCAGCGTTAATAACAGCATCATACTTGTATGATTATTACTATCGCTACTGTTACCTTCGTCCCTCTGTGCCTCCCCTGAGCAGAGTCATGGGGACCTGGAATTTGATCAGACTGCTCCTCGCCTTGGAGGCGCTCAGTCTCCAGGGGGAGCAGAGGTTCTGGCTGGCGTGTACTCACTCCGTGCCTCCGTTCACCATCCTTCTCTGGCCCACACAGGGTTGTAAGAGAAACGGCCTCCCAGCGGAGGTGGGGTGAGCATGAAGCTAAGGTTGGAGGCCTCTTCCCCGGGCCGCACTCTTGCCCACCGTTCTGGGGCTCACTCCTCatgccctttcctccctctcgCCTGCCGCAGGAGTTCCAGGACCACATGTCGGGGGCCCAGCACCAGCAGCAGCTCGGAGAGATCCAGCACATGAGCCAAGCCTGCCTCCTGTCCCTGCTGCCTGTGCCCCGGGATGTCCTGGAGCGAGAGGACCAGTGAGTGGGGGATCTCAGAGCCGCTGCAGGGGGGGTAGGCGGCCTCGCAAGCCATCCCCGGCAGAAAGGGACCCTGAATCCACCATCTACAAGGTCTGCTTTTGGGTTAAGCGTTGCCCTCCCTGAGACACCTCGTCACACCActaactgtgtggccttggacctcagttttccttatctgtaaaatggcctCACGAGGGGTGTAATGCAGGAACTCACGAGCTAGACAGTCTCTTAAGGTTACATCCAGGCAGGAACAGTGTGACCATGTATGTGGGAGGGAAGTGGGTTGTGGGACACCCTGCTCCCCTGGCATATATGCTGACCCCAACCATGGGGGCCTGAAGGTCAGGATCTGCTCATCTTGTGGCTTGAGGTTAGAGCTTCCCTGGGTCACCCCCTTTCTTTGTCGTGGGGACTTGGCCCATCAGAAATgtcagccctcccagagtctgggaCTGGCTCTTGGGGTGCTCTGTGGGCAATCACTGAGGCCTGCAGGGGCTGGGAGGCATCATCAGTGAAAGAAACAGGATGGTGCTGGCTCGGGACGCCCTGCGGGATATGGGCTGTGTCTCACAGGACAGCTGCCACTCAGCTCCAGACCTCCTGGTTTTTCAGAGGCATCTAGAAACCTAGATTTGTATGTGAATCTCCCaatttcaaaatgttaacagctaGTTCAGAATTAAGACAAGATGAAACAAGTCCTGTGGAGGCCAAATCAGACCCTTTCAGAGGCTAGATAGGCCTTGGGTCAATGGTCGGGGACTGTGCCATGAGCATTTATAGAGGGTCACAGCTTGAAGCTCCCTGCATGGGGTGAGGGGACAGGAAGGGCCCTCGGGTAGCTTCAGCTTGCATCTCCTGCGTGACGGGAAGCACTCTCTCCAAAGGCTTCTGTGTCTCTGTTAGGCAGTTCTCACTAAGAGAAGAGCTTCCCTGTGGCTTTGTAGGATGTTCTCCAGCCTTAAGGCTCCCTTTGCTTGCTGACCTAGGAGTTATACTTAGGCCAAATCATCATAAAGACAGGAGAAAGGTGACTCACAGAGTTGCTCCTTGCAGAGTTAATGCAATGGTGAAAAAATTTAGTTGGAAATGATCTATTCAAAACTAGGGGATTAGTCAGATCAGTTTAAGTCTTATCCACTTGGTGGTAGAACTAATTCTAGGGAATTAGTTCTTGGTGGTAGAACTAATTCTAGGGAATTTCTGATAATGTGGAAACATATGTGTGATGCAGTGTCAAGTTAGAACAGGATCCAAAATAGCGTTTGCAGAATGAGTTTGATtatattcaatataaaaatagatcttgggcttccctggtagtgcagtggttaagaatctgcctgccaatgcaaggaacacaggtttgagccctggcctgggaagatcccacgtgccgcagagcaactaagcccgtgcgccacaactactgagcccacgtgccacagctactgaagcctgcgtgccta contains:
- the CIZ1 gene encoding cip1-interacting zinc finger protein isoform X2, which produces MFNQQQQQQLQQLQQQQLLQLQQLLQQSPPQAPLPMAVSRGLPQQQPQQQLLNLQGTNSASLLNGSVLQRALLLQQLQGLDQFAMPPATYDSAGLTMPTATLGNLRGYNLATPNLTAPSLTPPQLATPNLQQFFPQATRQSLLGPPPVGVPINPSQLNLSGRNTQKQARFSSTTPSRKTMPVEDKSDPPEGSEEAAEPRTDTPEDQESPHCLDCITKEKRTAAPEPESCVASEPPAKRSKSSEEPTEKGTPGQLQAKVQPQARLMAPKQTQTTELLPEPLEARVLPRFQPRVLQIQAQVQPQTQPETQPQLLPLKAQVQPKLQKQAQTQTSPEHLVPQQEHLQLQKEAEPQKQVQPQAHSQSPRQVQPLLQKQAQTQTYPQVQTEAQPRVQPLELPLEQRPVQLPVQPLEPNQRQPQTQPQVSVPALEKAPVPVHSAVLETPPDTVEAGAGLEEASPEPVGTQVGLEESQEELTSGLDVGECEERAREMLGVWGAGGSLKVTILQSSDSRAFSTVPLTPGPWSGDSTSATPAAASVPSKQALQFFCYICKAGCSSQQEFQDHMSGAQHQQQLGEIQHMSQACLLSLLPVPRDVLEREDQEPPPRRWCNTCQLYYMGDLIQHRRTQDHKIAKQSLRPFCTVCNRYFKTPRKFVEHVKSQGHKDKAKELKMLEKEIASQDEDHFITVDAVGCFEGDEEEEEDDDDEEEIEVEEEFCKQVRSRDISIEEWKGSETYSPDTAYGVDFLVPVMGYICRICHKFYHSNSGAQLSHCKSLAHFENLQKYKKAKNPSPTTRPVSRRCAINARNALTALFTSGGRTPTQPSTQDTAKTPSKVTAQPAQHPLPRRSSRLKT
- the CIZ1 gene encoding cip1-interacting zinc finger protein isoform X1; amino-acid sequence: MFNQQQQQQLQQLQQQQLLQLQQLLQQSPPQAPLPMAVSRGLPQQQPQQQLLNLQGTNSASLLNGSVLQRALLLQQLQGLDQFAMPPATYDSAGLTMPTATLGNLRGYNLATPNLTAPSLTPPQLATPNLQQFFPQATRQSLLGPPPVGVPINPSQLNLSGRNTQKQARFSSTTPSRKDSSSQTMPVEDKSDPPEGSEEAAEPRTDTPEDQESPHCLDCITKEKRTAAPEPESCVASEPPAKRSKSSEEPTEKGTPGQLQAKVQPQARLMAPKQTQTTELLPEPLEARVLPRFQPRVLQIQAQVQPQTQPETQPQLLPLKAQVQPKLQKQAQTQTSPEHLVPQQEHLQLQKEAEPQKQVQPQAHSQSPRQVQPLLQKQAQTQTYPQVQTEAQPRVQPLELPLEQRPVQLPVQPLEPNQRQPQTQPQVSVPALEKAPVPVHSAVLETPPDTVEAGAGLEEASPEPVGTQVGLEESQEELTSGLDVGECEERAREMLGVWGAGGSLKVTILQSSDSRAFSTVPLTPGPWSGDSTSATPAAASVPSKQALQFFCYICKAGCSSQQEFQDHMSGAQHQQQLGEIQHMSQACLLSLLPVPRDVLEREDQEPPPRRWCNTCQLYYMGDLIQHRRTQDHKIAKQSLRPFCTVCNRYFKTPRKFVEHVKSQGHKDKAKELKMLEKEIASQDEDHFITVDAVGCFEGDEEEEEDDDDEEEIEVEEEFCKQVRSRDISIEEWKGSETYSPDTAYGVDFLVPVMGYICRICHKFYHSNSGAQLSHCKSLAHFENLQKYKKAKNPSPTTRPVSRRCAINARNALTALFTSGGRTPTQPSTQDTAKTPSKVTAQPAQHPLPRRSSRLKT
- the CIZ1 gene encoding cip1-interacting zinc finger protein isoform X3 is translated as MFNQQQQQQLQQLQQQQLLQLQQLLQQSPPQAPLPMAVSRGLPQQQPQQQLLNLQGTNSASLLNGSVLQRALLLQQLQGLDQFAMPPATYDSAGLTMPTATLGNLRGYNLATPNLTAPSLTPPQLATPNLQQFFPQATRQSLLGPPPVGVPINPSQLNLSGRNTQKQARFSSTTPSRKDSSSQTMPVEDKSDPPEGSEEAAEPRTDTPEDCITKEKRTAAPEPESCVASEPPAKRSKSSEEPTEKGTPGQLQAKVQPQARLMAPKQTQTTELLPEPLEARVLPRFQPRVLQIQAQVQPQTQPETQPQLLPLKAQVQPKLQKQAQTQTSPEHLVPQQEHLQLQKEAEPQKQVQPQAHSQSPRQVQPLLQKQAQTQTYPQVQTEAQPRVQPLELPLEQRPVQLPVQPLEPNQRQPQTQPQVSVPALEKAPVPVHSAVLETPPDTVEAGAGLEEASPEPVGTQVGLEESQEELTSGLDVGECEERAREMLGVWGAGGSLKVTILQSSDSRAFSTVPLTPGPWSGDSTSATPAAASVPSKQALQFFCYICKAGCSSQQEFQDHMSGAQHQQQLGEIQHMSQACLLSLLPVPRDVLEREDQEPPPRRWCNTCQLYYMGDLIQHRRTQDHKIAKQSLRPFCTVCNRYFKTPRKFVEHVKSQGHKDKAKELKMLEKEIASQDEDHFITVDAVGCFEGDEEEEEDDDDEEEIEVEEEFCKQVRSRDISIEEWKGSETYSPDTAYGVDFLVPVMGYICRICHKFYHSNSGAQLSHCKSLAHFENLQKYKKAKNPSPTTRPVSRRCAINARNALTALFTSGGRTPTQPSTQDTAKTPSKVTAQPAQHPLPRRSSRLKT
- the CIZ1 gene encoding cip1-interacting zinc finger protein isoform X4, producing MFNQQQQQQLQQLQQQQLLQLQQLLQQSPPQAPLPMAVSRGLPQQQPQQQLLNLQGTNSASLLNGSVLQRALLLQQLQGLDQFAMPPATYDSAGLTMPTATLGNLRGYNLATPNLTAPSLTPPQLATPNLQQFFPQATRQSLLGPPPVGVPINPSQLNLSGRNTQKQARFSSTTPSRKDSSSQTMPVEDKSDPPEGSEEAAEPRTDTPEDQESPHCLDCITKEKRTAAPEPESCVASEPPAKRSKSSEEPTEKGTPGQLQAKVQPQARLMAPKQTQTTELLPEPLEARVLPRFQPRVLQIQAQVQPQTQPETQPQLLPLKAQVQPKLQKQAQTQTSPEHLVPQQEHLQLQKEAEPQKQVQPQAHSQSPRQVQPLLQKQAQTQTYPQVQTEAQPRVQPLELPLEQRPVQLPVQPLEPNQRQPQTQPQVSVPALEKAPVPVHSAVLETPPDTVEAGAGLEEASPEPVGTQVGLEESQEELTSGLDVGECEERAREMLGVWGAGGSLKVTILQSSDSRAFSTVPLTPGPWSGDSTSATPAAASVPSKQALQFFCYICKAGCSSQQEFQDHMSGAQHQQQLGEIQHMSQACLLSLLPVPRDVLEREDQEPPPRRWCNTCQLYYMGDLIQHRRTQDHKIAKQSLRPFCTVCNRYFKTPRKFVEHVKSQGHKDKAKELKMLEKEIASQDEDHFITVDAVGCFEGDEEEEEDDDDEEEIEVRSRDISIEEWKGSETYSPDTAYGVDFLVPVMGYICRICHKFYHSNSGAQLSHCKSLAHFENLQKYKKAKNPSPTTRPVSRRCAINARNALTALFTSGGRTPTQPSTQDTAKTPSKVTAQPAQHPLPRRSSRLKT